The following nucleotide sequence is from Longimicrobium sp..
GCGCCTCAGGCTCCCGCGGCGGCCAGGGCGGGCCCCGGCTCGGCGGCGGCCACCGTGACGCGGCCCACCGACACGTACTCGAAGCCCATGTCGCGCATGCGCTCCGGGTCCCACAGGTTGCGCCCGTCGAAGACCACCGGCTCAGCCAGGTGCGCCTGCACCCGTGCGAAGTCGGGGTTGCGGTACGGCGCCCACTCCGTCAGCACCAGCAGCGCGTCGGCGCCCTCCAGGCAGTCGTAGTTGTGCTCGCACAGGGCCAGCCCGCCGGTTTCCAGCAGGTCTGCGAAGTAGCGCTGGGCCTCGTGCTCCGCTTCGGGGTCGTGCGCGAGCACCCGCGCGCCGCGCTCCACCAGGCCGCGGACCACCGTCAGCGAGGGAGCCTCGCGCATGTCGTCGGTCTCGGGCTTGAACGAAAGCCCCCACACCGCGAAGGTGCGCCCCGCCAGGTCGGCGCCGTAGCGCTCCACCACGCGGTCCAGCAGCAGCCGCTTCTGCGCCTCGTTCACCTTCTCGACGCCGTCGAGGATCGAGGCGTCGACCCCGGAGTCGCGAAGGGTGTGCACCAGCGCCTTGACGTCCTTGGGAAAGCAGCTGCCGCCGTACCCGATCCCCGCGAACAGGAACCCGGGCCCGATGCGCTCGTCGGTGCCGATGCCCTGCCGCACGTGCGACACGTCGGCGCCCACGGCCTCGCACAGCCCCGCGATCATGTTCATGAACGAGATGCGCGTGGCCAGCATGGCATTGGCCGCGTACTT
It contains:
- a CDS encoding UDP-glucose/GDP-mannose dehydrogenase family protein, whose product is MRITVVGTGYVGLVVGVCLAETGNDVVCADVDAGKIGRLNAGEIPIYEPGLEPLVERNLREGRISFTTEVASAVAGAEIVFIAVGTPPGEDGSADLQHVLAVADTIGRNMPEDGPEKIVITKSTVPVGTAAKVRAAIARHTARRVHVCSNPEFLKEGAAVLDFMKPDRVVVGVDSEYAREKLGELYSPFVRTGNPILFMDIASAEITKYAANAMLATRISFMNMIAGLCEAVGADVSHVRQGIGTDERIGPGFLFAGIGYGGSCFPKDVKALVHTLRDSGVDASILDGVEKVNEAQKRLLLDRVVERYGADLAGRTFAVWGLSFKPETDDMREAPSLTVVRGLVERGARVLAHDPEAEHEAQRYFADLLETGGLALCEHNYDCLEGADALLVLTEWAPYRNPDFARVQAHLAEPVVFDGRNLWDPERMRDMGFEYVSVGRVTVAAAEPGPALAAAGA